One genomic region from Vitis riparia cultivar Riparia Gloire de Montpellier isolate 1030 chromosome 17, EGFV_Vit.rip_1.0, whole genome shotgun sequence encodes:
- the LOC117904671 gene encoding probable inactive receptor kinase At1g48480 yields the protein MESSLPEFHDNVNVQPPLKRRRWWFCGMEHRRLVLLVVFLVIVEMLPAGKSDLAADRTALLGLRKVVSGRTLLWNVSQDSPCLWAGVKCEKNRVVGLRLPGCSLTGKIPAGIIGNLTELRVLSLRMNALEGPLPSDLGSCADLRNLYLFGNAFSGEIPTSLFGLTNLVRLNLAANNLSGEISTDFNKLTRLKTLYLQENILSGSIPDLTLDLDQFNVSFNLLKGEVPAALRSMPASAFLGNSMCGTPLKSCSGGNDIIVPKNDKKHKLSGGAIAGIVIGSVVGFVLILIILFVLCGKKRGKKTSAVDVAAVKHSEVEIPGEKPIGEVENGNGYSVAAAAAAAMTGNGNAKGDMSNGGAKRLVFFGNAARVFDLEDLLRASAEVLGKGTFGTAYKAILEMGTVVAVKRLKDVTISENEFREKIEGVGAMDHEHLVPLRAYYYSRDEKLLVYDYMPMGSLSALLHGNKGAGRTPLNWEIRSGIALGAARGIEYLHSQGPNVSHGNIKSSNILLTKSYDARVSDFGLAHLVGPSSTPNRVAGYRAPEVTDPRKVSQKADVYSFGVLILELLTGKAPTHAILNEEGVDLPRWVQSIVREEWTSEVFDLELLRYQNVEEEMVQLLQLAIDCTAQYPDKRPPISEVTKRIEELCRSSLREYQDPQPDPVNDVDDLSSR from the exons ATGGAATCCTCATTGCCTGAATTTCATGATAATGTTAATGTTCAGCCACCATTAAAACGGCGGCGGTGGTGGTTTTGTGGGATGGAGCACCGCCGACTAGTGTTGCTAGTTGTTTTCTTGGTTATTGTCGAAATGTTGCCTGCCGGAAAATCAGATCTGGCGGCCGACAGGACGGCGCTTCTTGGGTTGCGGAAGGTGGTGAGTGGCCGGACTTTGCTGTGGAATGTGAGTCAGGATAGCCCCTGCCTATGGGCAGGAGTTAAGTGCGAGAAAAACAGGGTGGTGGGCCTCCGTCTCCCAGGCTGCTCCCTGACGGGGAAAATTCCAGCTGGGATTATCGGGAACCTGACTGAACTTCGCGTTCTCAGTCTCCGGATGAACGCCTTGGAGGGACCTCTGCCGTCGGATCTTGGCTCCTGTGCCGATCTTCGGAATCTTTACTTGTTTGGGAATGCATTTTCCGGCGAGATCCCGACGTCTTTGTTCGGTCTTACCAACCTTGTTCGCCTGAACCTGGCCGCGAACAACTTATCCGGCGAGATCTCGACGGACTTTAACAAGCTCACTCGGTTGAAGACGCTGTATCTGCAGGAGAATATCCTCAGTGGCTCAATCCCCGATTTGACCCTAGACCTTGATCAGTTCAATGTGTCCTTCAATCTATTAAAGGGTGAGGTTCCGGCGGCTCTGCGTTCAATGCCGGCATCGGCATTTTTAGGAAACTCTATGTGCGGTACGCCGCTAAAATCTTGCTCCGGCGGCAATGACATTATCGTCCCTAAGAATGACAAGAAGCATAAGTTATCCGGTGGTGCCATTGCCGGAATTGTGATCGGATCGGTGGTgggttttgttttaattttgataattttgtttgttttgtgcGGAAAGAAGAGGGGAAAGAAGACGAGTGCGGTGGATGTGGCGGCAGTGAAGCATTCGGAAGTTGAGATTCCGGGCGAGAAACCAATCGGAGAGGTAGAAAACGGAAATGGGTATTCGGTAGCTGCGGCTGCCGCGGCGGCAATGACCGGGAATGGAAATGCAAAGGGAGATATGAGCAATGGCGGGGCTAAAAGACTGGTGTTTTTCGGGAATGCAGCGAGGGTGTTTGATTTGGAGGATTTGTTGAGAGCATCGGCAGAGGTGTTGGGGAAGGGGACATTTGGGACGGCATACAAAGCCATTTTGGAGATGGGGACAGTGGTGGCTGTGAAGAGGCTCAAGGACGTGACAATTTCAGAGAATGAATTCAGGGAGAAGATTGAAGGGGTTGGAGCCATGGATCATGAACATTTGGTCCCCCTTCGGGCTTACTATTATAGCAGGGATGAGAAGCTTCTTGTGTACGATTACATGCCCATGGGAAGCTTGTCTGCACTACTCCATG GAAACAAAGGAGCAGGTAGGACTCCATTGAATTGGGAAATCAGATCAGGGATTGCTCTTGGAGCTGCTCGTGGTATTGAATACCTACACTCTCAAGGCCCTAATGTCTCTCATGGAAAcattaaatcatcaaatatcctCCTCACCAAGTCTTATGATGCCCGGGTCTCTGATTTTGGCCTGGCTCATCTTGTTGGGCCCTCCTCCACACCTAACAGGGTTGCTGGCTACCGTGCCCCAGAGGTCACCGACCCTCGCAAGGTCTCTCAAAAGGCtgatgtttatagctttggtGTGTTGATCTTGGAGCTTCTGACAGGTAAGGCCCCCACCCATGCCATCTTGAATGAGGAAGGGGTTGACCTCCCAAGATGGGTGCAGTCCATAGTCCGTGAGGAGTGGACTTCAGAGGTCTTTGATCTCGAGCTCCTCAGGTACCAGAATGTTGAGGAGGAGATGGTTCAGCTCTTACAACTTGCCATAGACTGCACTGCTCAGTACCCTGACAAGCGCCCGCCAATATCTGAAGTAACAAAGCGGATTGAGGAGCTTTGTCGCTCTAGTCTGCGAGAATATCAAGACCCACAACCCGACCCAGTCAATGATGTGGATGATTTGTCTTCTCGGTGA